ATGAATGTTGTTTTTCATAGGATTGGTTTTGTCATTCAGCTTATTGTCCGTTTGCCTTTCATTCATGtataattattctatatttattaGTAATTTATTAATGATATGCTGATTTAATTTTTCACTATATATTGATCATATTCGTAACTCTTATTGTCAATCTCAAATAAGTCTTTGTGTTGAGGAAAATTGTACGCACACTAAGGATCAACGATAGAAATACACACACAAGATGCATTACAAAGAAAATAGTGAAAGAAGCATAATTTGTGATTCGGTCCCTTTTGCACGTGTCCACAAAAACACTCGAAATAAGAAATCAGGTTTTGTGAACTGTGTATCATCCTACAAATCCGAGTATTCTTCTTTGAATTTCATGGGAAAAACCATTTCTCTTTTTGTTTCTAAAAATCTAATTGCTTTTACCACATTTTATGAGCAATAGttttatgaaaattaaaataagttgcCACCATTTGTACTCATTCTTTAGTTGCTCTACAATTCATATCTTATTTTTATACATAATGGTTGTGAGTGGTGGTTAATTACATTTACATGTCAAATTTccttttgaaatattattatttgtattgcttttacaatttctttttattctctgATATGACCTTATTCAAGTGATTTTCTTGCTCTTGGGGAAATGTGTAGAATGCCGGATCTCAAGGGTTCAACCCAGGCTTAATTGTTCTTCTGGTTGTTGGAGGGTTGCTATTGACATTCCTCATTGGAAATTATGTGCTCTACGTTTATGCACAGAAGACCATCCCTCCTAGAAAAAAGAAGCCCATCTccaaaaagaagatgaaaaaggaGAGATTGAAGCAAGGAGTCTCTGCACCTGGAGAGTAGAGGCAATGCACTCAATTGTTGTATGGAATATGGATTGGATTACCCTGTACTGTTTAAAAATCTAGTTCTGTGGTGTTTTCTTGAGTTAATTTTCATGTTTCCATCCTGTGTGTGTTACTGACAGAAAGCTTAGTTACATTAATTTAGTACTTTAGCAATATATTTGGGACAGGCTATTTGGTGGTTTGATTTGATTAATCAATTTTCTAGACTCCTTTCTTACAATAGCTTATTTGTTTTATAGATCCTGCTGTAAAAATAGCAAAGATATATTCTGTGTTTGTTAGTAATATATACTCATTGTGGTCttattatataagaaaaatggaTATATGGACTTTGGTTCAACCAGAATAGCAGATTCTGcacaaaatagattggcttctGGTATCATCGATCCTTCCATAACACCCTTTTCAGGACCCGCTCCTCCAATGCGCATAATAACGACATAACCTGCCATACTAATGAACTTGGTGCATATTTGGTATTATGGTAGATTTTGTCATAATCACGGTGAGCCATCGTGAATCTGGCAAATCACAGACCATGATTATAGCATACCCATCGTGATACTAAACACTAATTGCCACCATCAGCCACACCCAACCCAAATTTTGTACTCAGGTGAACCATTCTGCAACATGCATTAGCAAATATTGTGACCCAAAATCGACCCTTACAACAAACTACTGTTATAAACttataatcaaattaatatatGT
This genomic interval from Trifolium pratense cultivar HEN17-A07 linkage group LG6, ARS_RC_1.1, whole genome shotgun sequence contains the following:
- the LOC123892939 gene encoding DNA-binding protein S1FA-like, producing MAADKVPPNANAGSQGFNPGLIVLLVVGGLLLTFLIGNYVLYVYAQKTIPPRKKKPISKKKMKKERLKQGVSAPGE